The Haloarcula limicola region AGATTGTTGATGGTCTCACGAATAACTACTTGCTCGTCCGTTAGTGGATTCGTCGCCACACGATCATCGCGTGTCACACTTTCGCACCTATAATCAATTATTATCCCTACCCCTATGAATTTATCGAGAAGTTGACTCTAGAGTTCAAATTTATCTGCCATGTTAGTGGACGGAGTTGCTATCGATTGATAATCTCCTTGTGTAAGTATAGTAACTGTATAGCTACAGGCCGGTAGTATTTACAGGGGACCGGCCGAGAGCGATAGATGTGAGCGGTCAGCTACCACCAGCACCATCCAAACATCCAGTCCTCCAGCACTCACTTCGTTACGCACGTGATCCGTTCGAGTTCGTAGAAGAAGCTACGACAGAGTGTGGAGATCTCTATCGGATGGAGCTGCCGAGCGTTGATGACGTATTCGTGCTCGCCCACCCAGATTATCTTGCTCAGGTTCTTGTCGACGACGTTGAGAAATTTGGGAAAACAGATGATTTTCGCCGAGCGTTCGGAAGTGGATTACTTTCAGTTGAGGGACAGCAATGGCGACAGCAACGCGATATTTTGCAGCCGCTGTTTTTCCGTGACCGAATCACCGGCTACGTCGATGAGATGGTCGCCTGCATCGAACAGCGACTGGCGACATGGGAGGATGGTGAAACCCGAGACGTCGAGGAGGAGATGAGTGCGCTCACACTCGAAATTCTCTTTGCGACATTGTTCGGTCGGGAATTGTCCCCGGGCGAGGATGCAGACATCCGCGAAGCTGCTGATGGACTCAACGAGTGGTTCGCGCCGACCTCGTGGATTCTCCCCCACTGGATGCCAACACCGGCTCGTCGACGCTTCAAGGAGTCCACTAACCGGCTTCAGGAAGAAGTGAGAACGCTATTAGCAGATGGGATGTCGGCTGCCCCGCCACAGCAGTCCGGCGGTTCAGACACCATGGATCTCCTCTCGCGACTCGAACAGACTCGCGACAGCGGAGAGGGAAAGCAGCTGACTACCGAGGAGATCGAGGATCAACTTGTCACGATGGTCTTTGCCGGGCATGAAACTACAGCCACTGCGCTCGCGTTCACGTGGTATCTGCTTGCCACGCATCCGACCATCCGTGATGAGTTCCACAACGAACTCGATACAGTCCTCGATGGTGCTTCGCCTTCTCTCGAGGATATTGAGAAACTGGAAGTGACCGATCGTATCCTCACTGAGGCGCTGCGACTCTATCCCCCGATTCATACGATTCCACGCAAGACGACAACCGATGTCGAGATGAATGGTCATCACCTCCCGGAGGGGCACGAACTCCATCTCTCGCTAATCCATATTCATCGAGACGAGCAGTTCTACGATGATCCGCTCGAATTCCGTCCTAACCGATGGACAGATGGGTTCAGAGAGAGCTTGCCGGACTTTGCGTACGCGCCGTTTGGTGGTGGGCGACGGACCTGTATTGGCCGCGAGTTCGCATTACTCGAAGCGAAGATTGCGCTCGCAATGATCGGACAGCGGTTCCAGCTAGACTGGGAAGCAAATCGAGAGCCCACACTCGAACCACGGATTACGATTCGCACCGAGAATGGGATGCCAATGCGGCTAAACCACCGGTAATACGGTTTCTACTTTTTGTCGTCGCTTGCTGCCTTTTTACTTGTTCACGCCCGGTGACACTGTCACCGTGGG contains the following coding sequences:
- a CDS encoding cytochrome P450, whose protein sequence is MSGQLPPAPSKHPVLQHSLRYARDPFEFVEEATTECGDLYRMELPSVDDVFVLAHPDYLAQVLVDDVEKFGKTDDFRRAFGSGLLSVEGQQWRQQRDILQPLFFRDRITGYVDEMVACIEQRLATWEDGETRDVEEEMSALTLEILFATLFGRELSPGEDADIREAADGLNEWFAPTSWILPHWMPTPARRRFKESTNRLQEEVRTLLADGMSAAPPQQSGGSDTMDLLSRLEQTRDSGEGKQLTTEEIEDQLVTMVFAGHETTATALAFTWYLLATHPTIRDEFHNELDTVLDGASPSLEDIEKLEVTDRILTEALRLYPPIHTIPRKTTTDVEMNGHHLPEGHELHLSLIHIHRDEQFYDDPLEFRPNRWTDGFRESLPDFAYAPFGGGRRTCIGREFALLEAKIALAMIGQRFQLDWEANREPTLEPRITIRTENGMPMRLNHR